The genomic interval CTGACGGGGTCGGCGCCGCGGTGGGGCTCCGGGAGGTGGCCGTGCTTGTCGCCGTTGTAGCCGTGGCGGTAGTAGTTGTAGCTGGGGCGGAAGGACTCCTCGTCGTGGAAGTAGTCCTTGGCCGACGTGAAGTAGAGCGGCAGGTCCGGGTTCGGCCAGAACTCCGCCTTCTTCCCGGCGCGCCTCACCTCCTTCAGCACCCGCTGCCTCTCCACGTACCCCGTCACCGTCACCTTCTCCATCTCcagctccacctccaccgAATCAACCCCTGAATTGCCTCAGCTTGTcaatttttcaaactttttcTTTGCCTAAAGATAGTGAGATTTTTctttactactactacctctgAGCTTCATGAGAGCGTGCTTGACGACCCTCTCGCAGCCTGAGCAGCACATCCGAACCTTGAGCTCCACTGTCTGCAAAAAAAGGCAGAGACAACACTTCATATTTTACTCTACTCGCATGCAGCTAATTCAGTCGCACGCATGAGTACGTGACAAGTAGTTTTTAGTTACTACTATAGTACTATTTGTACTCCATTTTTACTGGCTTGGAGCCGAGGGAAAAGTTTTCCTTGTCCTATGTATGTTGCCTCCTTTTCTCAGCCTTTCTCGCTCCCTTTTTAGCACGCATGCATGAGCTTGGTTTCGTGCTGTTAACTATCGCCACAGCCTGATTTGCTACTGTGATATGTGATTTGCAGAGTACAGAAACAATCCTATGTGAATGTGACTGAGTGAGTAAGCTAATTAGCGTTGATGAGATACTTGTATTACTATCAGTAGTGGCGGACAGAAATGGGCATAGAATAATCTGAACATCGCTAGTCGCAATCGCATAACAAAGTTGTAAATGCTTGCGAATACGTGCTCAGCTGAACAAAGAATCTGCCCATCTTTTGCATGCGTATAGTAGCATAGGCGAAGCTAAAACAGAGGAAGCGATGAACAGATGAACAAATACCTGCAGAGACAGCGGCCTGCTCCTGCCCATCCTGCGTCCGGCGAGCCCGCCCTCGTAGTAGTAGGTGTTGGTGCTCGTCGGGTGGCTGCTGTAGTAGTAcgcgccggcgcggtggccgTGCCGGTGGCCGCCGGTGGGGTAGAAGCAGCAGTACaggaacgacgacagcgcggagGAGACGGTCGACATGGCCGGCAGCCTCACCTCCACACCAACTTATACCACCACGGCAAAATAAAGAGACAGAGGAGTGCACGGCAAGCTCGATCGAGCAAGCCAAGCTAAGCTAACCTCGTAGCAGGTTACCACAATCTTAGCCAAGAGGGTTAAGCTGCAACTGCAAGGAGAACAAGTGTTTCTTGCTTCTGCTACTACCTCTGCTTTTATTCTCCTCGATCACTGCCCTTGCCTTGCCCGGTGATGGTACTGCGATAGTTTACAATtctttataggattttttctTGGGCAAGAGAATGGTATCCAGGAGggaagaggagaagaagatggtgTTGAGTGAGTGACAGTGCAGTGTAGAACCCTTGCCTTTCCCCCTCGTTTTATTGCTTGAAATGGGGGGAGAAGAGGGCCCCGGCTGCGAGGAAAGTGTGTGTAGGATTGTGGCAGTACGCCTATTCTGCCACATAATCCGTGGATTAATCCAGGAATCTTGTTATAGGGGAGTGCTAATTATGCTAGGAAAAGAGAAACTACGAGTATCTCAAGATGCAGGAAATGAGCTGGCGAATGATGCTTGTGTCTAGCCTTTTTGCATCAGAGCGGACACGGATGGCAGTGAGTGTCTTTTGGCGAAGTTCACATTTCAGTGACCCCGCTTCTAACTTTCTACTGCTTCGTCATGTTTCTTTACAATGCAAATTGTCCAACAACAAAACAATGGTCAGAGACTCAGAATTACGCATGCGAGATGTCAttagttttttctctctttaaaACTCACTTACGCTCGACTGCAAATGCCTGCTGAACACTGAGAGACAGTTCCACTGTAAAGAGCATAGGAGacgagataatttttttctacatgATTTTATCAAGTGTTTACTGACTGAATTCTCTGAAAAAACAATTGTTTGCTTAGCGAGGAACTGGCTGAGAGAAGTGGTGCAGAAGGCAGGAAAAGTGTTTGTTGGAGGAATATATGTCAGGTTGGGGAGGAAAGGAAAAGTTTCTgaaatattctaaaaaaatcttcaGACTCTTTTCTTCGCTTCTTCAGACTTCAAACCAGCGCGCTTTGGAACGAGTTCCAAAGCTCGTGCTTCCCCTCAATGATATTATGCCTTGTGCTTATTCTGTCCAAGCTTTTGTACGCAGAGCATGCACCACTGTTGCATGTGCTCTTAACTTAGTCTCTGTGGCTTTCATCAGgaattttttcccccttgcTTTCTCTGTATAATTTTATCCTGTCTGTTGGTTTCTGCATTTTGCACTTGTGCTTATTCCAGCTTTGGAACCTTTCACAGTGTTGATACAATAATAGTGCCTCTTATCGGAGCATCTAGCTATCTAggtagtcttttttttcttgtgtattaattttttgagacGCAATTTcttgtaaaaataattgagtTGACAAGACAAGTAGGTAATGCTAGAATAGTTGTTAGTGGCTGAATTAGCATAGGATGGGTCACAGTTCATACCTCGGTGCAAAAACTAATGCCGAATCATTTGCTCACGTATGGTAAATTGGCTAGTGACTTAGTGCCAGCAATGTGTTTATCAGGAAATGCGCTACACGTAATCGAATTGAACGTAGTGCAACTTGACATGCGGCGCCGGGAATTCATGCGGTGAACATGTGccttgtgaattgtgatcaAGCTATAGTCCATTGATTTGTTTGAACTCTCTTAGATGATGAAATATTTGAAGCCTCAATGGTCAAACTG from Oryza brachyantha chromosome 3, ObraRS2, whole genome shotgun sequence carries:
- the LOC102718718 gene encoding heavy metal-associated isoprenylated plant protein 30, which encodes MSTVSSALSSFLYCCFYPTGGHRHGHRAGAYYYSSHPTSTNTYYYEGGLAGRRMGRSRPLSLQTVELKVRMCCSGCERVVKHALMKLRGVDSVEVELEMEKVTVTGYVERQRVLKEVRRAGKKAEFWPNPDLPLYFTSAKDYFHDEESFRPSYNYYRHGYNGDKHGHLPEPHRGADPVSNMFNDDDVNACSIM